One Archangium violaceum genomic window, GCCGTGGGTAGCGGACTACAACAACTCGAACATCGTCGTCGCCGGCTCTCAAGAGGCGAGCGTGGGTGCATCACTCTGCCGCTCCGGGTACACGACCGGCTGGCGCTGCGGCACCCTCAAGGCCAAGAACGTCACCGTCGTCTACGCCGACGGCCCCGTCTACGGCCTCCACCAGACCGACGCCTGCGCCGACCGCGGTGACTCGGGTGGCTCGGTGCTCTCTGGCAACCAAGCCCAGGGAGTCACGTCCGGCATCTCCGGCAGTTGCACATCCTCTAGCAGCCCCAAGACGTACTACCAGCCCATCAACCCCATCCTGAGCACCTACGGCCTCACGCTGCAGACGGGCGGCAGCAGCCGGGCGTTCGTCTCGCGCTTCAACGGCAAGTGCATCGACGTACCCGGCGCGAACTTCTCCGAGGGCGCCCAGGTCCAGATGTGGCAGTGCAATCTCACCAACGCTCAGCAGTGGACCTTCGTGGGCAACACCGTGCGGATTGGTGGCAAGTGCTTGGACGTGTCCGGGGCGGCGACGGCTAACGGCACGCCCATCCAGCTGTGGACCTGCAACGGCACCGCCGCCCAGAACTTCACGCTGAACAGCGCGGGTGAGCTGGTCAGCCAGCTGGTGTCCTCGAACCGGGGTCCCCGATTGCCTCAATCCGTCGCCCCTTGAGCCGACGACGGTCCACTGGGGGGGACATCGGGTCATGTCTTGAAAAGCGGAAGGGGAAGGACCCGGGTGGATCCTGCCCCTTCCGCTGACGGACGCGCTCCCTCGGGGAGGGCGTCGGGGCGGGGGCATCTTGCCTGGCCACCCCTCTCGA contains:
- a CDS encoding ricin-type beta-trefoil lectin domain protein, with translation MLAHSLGAKDGTIRLVASTEAPSPAYNVRGGDPYYFAGYRCSVGFSVNGGFVSAGHCGEPGTTTTNQQGVSQGVIQARSFPTNDYGWVATNFMWTPQPWVADYNNSNIVVAGSQEASVGASLCRSGYTTGWRCGTLKAKNVTVVYADGPVYGLHQTDACADRGDSGGSVLSGNQAQGVTSGISGSCTSSSSPKTYYQPINPILSTYGLTLQTGGSSRAFVSRFNGKCIDVPGANFSEGAQVQMWQCNLTNAQQWTFVGNTVRIGGKCLDVSGAATANGTPIQLWTCNGTAAQNFTLNSAGELVSQLVSSNRGPRLPQSVAP